Proteins co-encoded in one Synergistes jonesii genomic window:
- the fusA gene encoding elongation factor G, which produces MGTRKPEDIRSIALISHGGAGKTTLNEAFLFDAGLISRMGRIEDKNTVSDFDSEEQKRGISISTSLSTIPYKNKTLYILDTPGFADFVGEQRCAMRVADGAVVLVNATAGVEVQTQSVWEFAQYYETPACFFISKLDRENTDFDDVVADIQENISKNAVPLYLPVGNQLNFKGVVNVLTKKAYMYKGDGGKEFTEGDVPADMADAVEAAREALIERAVEADDEIMMRYLDGEEISLDELLAVLRKAVCARQLFPIIPGSGSANIGVTQLMDLIADYMPSPKDMLNRTALKGEEVVNVPPDEDGPFLGFVFKVMVDPYVGKLSFVKVFSGKLTSDQSVYNVTEEQEERISSFRFMRGKESVEGKEIVLGDIVAIPKLESTIAGDTLGTKGETLQFRPIQFPKPVYSVAVMPKSRADEDKLGNAIAKMLKEDRTLSFVKDPKTNDAVLSGMGDMHLDIMLSKIKERYKVDLDTRLPKVPYRETIRKKASAQGKHKKQSGGRGQYGDVWFELAPLEKNAGIEFIDRVVGGAVPKNYIPAAEKGLREAAARGYLAGYPATDFSCAIFDGSYHEVDSSEMAFKIAASLAFKNCMEKANPVIMEPVMNVEVTVPEECLGDVMGDFNSRRGRIMGIDSEGKLQIVKAQCPLSEMFRYAIILRSMTSGRGSFSMEYSHYEELPPDIEKKVIEQAAQERKEEEE; this is translated from the coding sequence ATGGGGACACGCAAACCTGAGGATATTCGCAGCATAGCGCTCATTTCACACGGGGGCGCGGGAAAGACTACTCTTAACGAGGCTTTTCTTTTTGACGCCGGCTTGATTTCGCGCATGGGCAGAATCGAGGACAAAAACACCGTTTCCGACTTTGATTCGGAAGAACAGAAACGCGGCATTTCTATCAGCACATCGCTTTCGACTATTCCCTATAAAAATAAAACTTTATATATACTCGACACGCCGGGCTTCGCGGACTTCGTCGGAGAGCAGCGCTGTGCGATGCGCGTGGCCGACGGCGCCGTCGTTCTCGTAAACGCTACCGCCGGTGTCGAAGTCCAGACCCAGAGCGTCTGGGAGTTCGCGCAGTATTACGAGACTCCGGCGTGCTTCTTCATAAGCAAACTCGACAGAGAAAATACGGATTTTGACGACGTCGTCGCCGACATCCAGGAGAACATTTCAAAGAACGCCGTACCGCTCTACCTGCCAGTCGGAAACCAGCTGAACTTCAAAGGCGTCGTCAACGTCCTTACAAAGAAAGCATATATGTACAAGGGCGACGGCGGCAAGGAATTTACCGAAGGCGACGTTCCCGCCGACATGGCGGACGCCGTCGAAGCCGCGCGCGAAGCCCTCATCGAACGCGCGGTGGAGGCCGACGACGAAATTATGATGCGCTACCTCGACGGCGAAGAGATTTCTCTCGACGAACTTCTCGCCGTACTCCGCAAGGCCGTCTGCGCGCGCCAGCTCTTCCCCATCATCCCGGGCTCGGGCTCGGCTAATATCGGCGTTACTCAGCTGATGGATCTTATAGCAGATTACATGCCGTCGCCGAAGGATATGCTGAACCGCACCGCGCTCAAAGGAGAAGAGGTCGTCAACGTCCCGCCCGACGAAGACGGCCCCTTCCTCGGCTTCGTCTTCAAGGTCATGGTCGACCCGTACGTGGGAAAGCTTTCCTTCGTAAAGGTCTTCTCCGGCAAGCTGACGAGCGACCAGAGCGTTTACAACGTCACCGAAGAGCAGGAAGAGCGCATCAGCTCCTTCCGCTTCATGAGAGGCAAGGAGAGCGTCGAAGGCAAGGAGATCGTCTTAGGCGACATCGTAGCCATCCCCAAGCTTGAAAGCACGATAGCGGGAGACACGCTCGGCACGAAGGGCGAAACGCTGCAGTTCCGCCCGATTCAGTTCCCGAAGCCCGTCTACAGCGTCGCCGTAATGCCAAAGAGCCGCGCCGACGAAGACAAGCTCGGCAACGCGATAGCGAAGATGTTGAAGGAAGACCGCACTCTGTCGTTCGTCAAAGACCCGAAGACGAACGACGCGGTCCTCTCGGGAATGGGGGACATGCATCTCGACATCATGCTCTCGAAGATCAAAGAGCGCTACAAGGTGGACCTTGACACGCGCCTGCCTAAGGTCCCCTACCGTGAGACGATCAGGAAAAAGGCAAGTGCGCAGGGCAAGCATAAGAAGCAGTCAGGAGGACGCGGACAGTACGGCGACGTCTGGTTCGAGCTCGCGCCGCTCGAAAAGAACGCGGGCATAGAGTTCATCGACAGAGTCGTCGGCGGCGCGGTCCCCAAGAACTACATCCCGGCCGCGGAAAAGGGGCTGCGCGAGGCCGCAGCGCGCGGCTACCTCGCCGGATATCCCGCGACGGATTTCTCCTGCGCGATTTTCGACGGCTCCTATCACGAAGTCGACTCCTCGGAAATGGCGTTCAAGATCGCCGCCTCTCTCGCCTTCAAAAACTGCATGGAGAAGGCTAACCCGGTCATCATGGAGCCGGTGATGAACGTCGAGGTCACGGTCCCCGAGGAATGCCTCGGCGACGTAATGGGAGACTTCAACAGCCGCCGCGGCCGCATCATGGGTATCGACAGCGAGGGCAAGCTGCAAATCGTGAAGGCGCAGTGCCCGCTCTCCGAGATGTTCCGCTACGCGATAATACTTCGTTCGATGACGTCGGGACGCGGTTCTTTCTCGATGGAATACAGCCACTATGAGGAGCTGCCCCCCGATATAGAGAAGAAGGTCATCGAGCAGGCGGCTCAGGAGCGCAAGGAAGAGGAAGAATAA
- a CDS encoding MFS transporter has product MSKKNAQIFLIFIAYYSISCLSNAYFLFGPFYEKLGATPREVGLFFSVFYLVMLLCRPLGSAVMERLDIRRTMIASAVMSAAATAGVALSLGNATLLIFFRALTGVGVSVMIVANIAAQSILLDDEKTRGVGIALFTTGSMFPIATAVPLCEWFLSRGWDGAFIWTPVVFSLLCAGASFFVEDLKYSAKSGKEWGGYSDLFKSRGVMLLLATAAVMSLADTMTLSLASLAEELGVAASCFMVAEAISAVFIRTAGFRFVSRVPRTKLAAPAAALMGFILVAVSFSGSPITFAICGLLFGFGIGVGFPTALSLVGDMLPMRYYPKATGLVLLVIDIGWMATPMIFGFASPLFGTVGAFRMIGAAAFAVSALLYFTKWRGVKFEKY; this is encoded by the coding sequence ATGTCGAAAAAAAACGCGCAGATATTTTTGATCTTCATCGCCTATTACAGCATCAGCTGCCTATCCAACGCCTATTTCCTCTTCGGCCCCTTCTATGAAAAGCTGGGCGCGACGCCGCGCGAGGTCGGGCTTTTCTTCAGCGTTTTTTATCTCGTCATGCTTTTATGCCGGCCTCTCGGCAGCGCGGTGATGGAGAGGCTCGACATAAGGCGCACAATGATCGCAAGCGCCGTTATGAGCGCGGCGGCGACAGCCGGCGTCGCCCTTTCGCTCGGCAACGCGACGTTGCTCATCTTCTTCCGCGCGCTGACGGGGGTGGGCGTCAGCGTGATGATCGTCGCAAACATCGCCGCGCAGTCGATACTGCTCGACGACGAGAAGACGCGCGGCGTCGGCATCGCACTATTCACGACCGGCTCGATGTTTCCCATCGCCACCGCGGTGCCTCTCTGCGAATGGTTCCTCTCGCGCGGCTGGGACGGCGCGTTCATCTGGACTCCCGTAGTATTTTCCCTGCTCTGCGCAGGCGCCTCTTTCTTCGTCGAGGATCTCAAATACAGCGCGAAGAGCGGCAAAGAATGGGGCGGCTATTCGGATCTGTTCAAGAGCCGCGGCGTCATGCTGCTGCTCGCCACAGCGGCCGTAATGTCCCTTGCCGACACTATGACTCTTTCTCTCGCTTCGCTCGCCGAGGAGCTGGGGGTCGCCGCCTCCTGCTTCATGGTCGCCGAAGCAATATCCGCGGTCTTCATCCGCACCGCCGGCTTCCGCTTCGTATCGCGCGTCCCGCGCACGAAGTTAGCCGCCCCCGCGGCGGCCCTGATGGGCTTCATACTCGTCGCGGTCTCATTCAGCGGCTCCCCTATAACCTTCGCTATATGCGGCCTCCTCTTCGGCTTCGGCATAGGGGTAGGGTTCCCTACGGCGCTGTCGCTCGTCGGCGACATGCTGCCGATGCGCTATTACCCTAAAGCTACGGGGCTCGTGCTGCTCGTTATAGATATAGGCTGGATGGCCACGCCGATGATCTTCGGTTTTGCGTCGCCGCTCTTCGGCACGGTAGGCGCCTTCCGCATGATCGGCGCCGCGGCTTTCGCCGTGTCGGCGCTGCTCTACTTCACTAAATGGCGCGGCGTGAAGTTCGAAAAATATTGA
- the trmB gene encoding tRNA (guanosine(46)-N7)-methyltransferase TrmB codes for MFWNLNKVIVAQNEKLPVDWKGIFPHERLLVEIGFGNGEFLEFLAKGSPDALVVGIEVSQLCAAKGARRVMSAGLENVRLMHGDARFLLRHCFAPQSAQRVYMNFPCPWPKARHAQRRVTVPSFSGLMDYLIAPGGAFELATDVEWYAKEAAEAFDAAPSFRAQALERNPERPYITKYERKWKAMGKDTWRLVVRKETALKEEIKKEESWPMGCEADTKKNVKEVAEALKGREGAAADGSGHWVYRDAFLSGEDAALMLVITADEGFEQHFYIKLLKSPRGITIKVDSVGHPFRTPAMRAALMAALIEAK; via the coding sequence ATGTTTTGGAATCTTAACAAAGTGATCGTCGCCCAAAACGAAAAGCTGCCGGTCGATTGGAAGGGGATATTCCCGCACGAGCGCCTGCTTGTCGAGATAGGCTTCGGCAACGGGGAATTTCTTGAATTCCTCGCTAAGGGCAGCCCGGACGCTTTAGTCGTCGGCATAGAGGTCTCGCAGCTCTGCGCGGCCAAGGGCGCGCGCCGCGTGATGTCGGCCGGGCTGGAGAACGTGCGCCTGATGCACGGCGACGCGCGCTTCCTGCTGCGCCACTGCTTTGCGCCGCAGAGCGCCCAGCGCGTCTATATGAACTTCCCCTGCCCGTGGCCTAAGGCTCGCCACGCTCAGCGCCGCGTGACCGTGCCCTCCTTCTCGGGGCTGATGGATTATCTTATAGCTCCCGGCGGGGCCTTCGAGTTGGCGACCGACGTCGAATGGTACGCTAAAGAGGCGGCCGAGGCTTTCGACGCGGCGCCATCCTTTCGGGCGCAAGCGCTGGAGAGGAATCCCGAACGCCCCTATATCACGAAATACGAGCGCAAATGGAAGGCTATGGGCAAGGACACGTGGCGTCTGGTGGTGCGCAAGGAAACAGCGCTTAAAGAAGAAATCAAAAAGGAGGAGAGCTGGCCGATGGGGTGCGAAGCTGATACGAAAAAAAACGTAAAGGAAGTCGCGGAGGCGTTGAAGGGGCGCGAGGGCGCCGCCGCGGATGGAAGCGGGCACTGGGTATACCGCGACGCCTTCCTCTCCGGCGAGGACGCGGCGCTGATGCTCGTGATCACCGCGGACGAGGGCTTCGAGCAGCATTTCTATATAAAGCTCCTTAAAAGCCCGCGCGGCATTACGATAAAGGTCGACTCGGTCGGGCATCCGTTCAGGACGCCTGCGATGAGGGCGGCCCTGATGGCCGCGCTCATCGAGGCGAAATAA
- the rsmA gene encoding 16S rRNA (adenine(1518)-N(6)/adenine(1519)-N(6))-dimethyltransferase RsmA produces MAEKKRFVHNTDIGQNFLIDESLADFITERARLSGRDVVLEIGPGDGVLTRALLRTPLKRLYAIEVDERLRERLENIASHDGRCRPIFCDALRFDYESGLGERPSKIVANLPYHITTPLIWTFLERLAPRGMDYMLLMLQLEAAERVVSPACRRERSPLGITAEAMGSAAVLRKVPPAAFHPRPKVMSAVVEIKIEKNADIANDSTWRSLLARSFTQRRKTLCNNWCASCGMTRESALRILSRHSLKPTARAEELPLEKWFELAQEPAFVLKNSDNGERNVLES; encoded by the coding sequence GTGGCTGAGAAAAAACGCTTTGTGCATAACACAGATATCGGACAAAATTTTCTGATAGACGAGAGCCTCGCCGACTTCATCACCGAACGCGCGCGGCTTTCCGGCCGCGACGTCGTCCTCGAGATCGGCCCCGGAGACGGAGTCCTCACGCGCGCTCTTCTGAGGACGCCGCTAAAGAGGCTTTACGCCATCGAGGTCGACGAACGGCTGCGCGAACGCCTCGAAAACATAGCGTCGCACGACGGGCGCTGCCGCCCGATCTTCTGCGACGCGCTGAGATTCGATTATGAAAGCGGGCTTGGCGAGCGCCCGTCGAAGATAGTCGCGAACCTGCCGTATCATATAACGACTCCGCTCATTTGGACCTTCCTTGAGCGGCTCGCGCCGCGCGGCATGGATTACATGCTGCTGATGCTGCAGCTCGAAGCGGCCGAGCGCGTCGTCTCGCCGGCGTGCCGCAGGGAGCGCTCGCCGCTCGGAATAACGGCCGAGGCGATGGGCAGCGCCGCCGTGCTGCGCAAAGTCCCGCCGGCGGCGTTTCATCCCAGGCCGAAGGTGATGTCCGCCGTCGTTGAGATAAAAATCGAAAAGAACGCGGACATAGCGAACGACAGTACGTGGCGCTCGCTGCTCGCGCGCTCCTTCACGCAGAGGCGCAAGACGCTCTGCAACAACTGGTGCGCCTCCTGCGGCATGACGAGGGAATCGGCGCTCCGCATACTTTCGCGACACTCGCTGAAGCCGACCGCGAGGGCGGAGGAGCTTCCGCTGGAAAAATGGTTCGAGCTCGCGCAAGAGCCCGCCTTTGTTTTGAAGAACAGTGACAACGGAGAAAGAAATGTTTTGGAATCTTAA
- the lepA gene encoding translation elongation factor 4 has translation MKYDNIRNFSIIAHVDHGKSTLSDRLLEATGTIEKRNMKAQLLDRLEIERERGITIKSVPVRMDYKAADGGNYVLNLIDTPGHVDFSYEVSRSLAACEGAVLVVDAAQGVEAQTVANSYLAADLDLELIPVLNKIDLPSAHPEQVKRELEEIIGIDAGDAVPVSAKTGEGVPELLERIVRDIPAPSGDASAPLQALIFDSVYDNYRGVICYVRVVNGTLSAGQNVRFMATAQDYELTEVGVFKPEMIQVGALGPGEVGYICASIKTIDEARVGDTVTESARPAAEPLAGYKKVKPVVFCGFYPIEREDINQLREALEKLQINDSAISFEPENSAALGFGFRCGFLGLLHMEIAKERLSREFGVDLVATAPNVVYQILLTDGSVKEAHRPSDFPEQVRIEEIREPYIKLSIFMPDQFVGAAMQLCQEKRGSYSGMDYIAPERVRLTYDMPLAEFILDFHDRLKSCTRGYASLDYEHVGFRAANLVKVDVLLQEEPVDAFSFICHADQAYHRGHAVVGKLKELIPRQLFEVPVQAAVGKKVIVRMNIKAVRKDVLAKCYGGDVTRKRKLLEKQKEGKKRMKQVGHVSIPQEAFLAFMDVTKSEEN, from the coding sequence GTGAAATACGACAATATAAGAAATTTCAGCATAATAGCCCACGTAGACCACGGAAAATCGACGCTCTCCGACCGTCTGCTCGAGGCTACGGGAACTATAGAAAAAAGAAATATGAAGGCGCAGCTTTTAGACCGGCTGGAGATAGAGCGCGAACGCGGCATAACGATAAAATCCGTCCCCGTGCGCATGGATTATAAAGCGGCCGACGGCGGGAACTATGTGCTGAATCTGATAGACACGCCGGGGCACGTGGACTTTTCCTACGAGGTCTCGCGCTCTCTTGCAGCGTGCGAGGGAGCCGTGCTCGTAGTCGACGCGGCGCAGGGCGTGGAGGCCCAGACCGTCGCGAACAGCTATCTCGCGGCAGACCTCGACCTTGAGCTCATCCCGGTGCTGAACAAGATAGACCTCCCTTCCGCCCACCCCGAGCAGGTGAAGCGCGAGCTCGAGGAGATCATAGGGATAGACGCCGGCGACGCGGTGCCCGTATCGGCGAAGACCGGCGAGGGCGTCCCGGAGTTGCTCGAACGAATCGTGCGCGACATCCCGGCGCCCTCCGGCGACGCATCGGCGCCGCTTCAGGCTCTTATTTTCGATTCGGTCTACGACAATTACCGCGGCGTAATCTGCTACGTGCGGGTCGTCAACGGGACTCTTTCAGCCGGGCAGAACGTCCGCTTCATGGCGACTGCGCAGGATTATGAGTTGACGGAGGTCGGAGTCTTCAAGCCCGAGATGATTCAGGTCGGGGCCCTCGGCCCGGGCGAGGTCGGCTACATCTGCGCCAGCATAAAGACCATCGACGAGGCGCGCGTCGGCGACACGGTGACGGAGAGCGCGAGGCCGGCCGCAGAACCCCTCGCCGGCTACAAAAAGGTGAAGCCTGTGGTCTTCTGCGGATTTTACCCGATAGAACGCGAGGACATAAACCAGCTGCGCGAAGCGCTGGAAAAGCTGCAGATCAACGACTCCGCGATCAGCTTCGAGCCGGAAAATTCCGCCGCGCTCGGCTTCGGCTTCCGCTGCGGCTTCCTCGGCCTACTGCATATGGAGATAGCGAAGGAGCGCCTCAGCCGCGAATTCGGCGTCGACCTCGTGGCTACGGCGCCGAACGTCGTCTATCAGATACTCCTCACGGACGGCTCCGTGAAAGAGGCGCACCGCCCGTCGGATTTTCCGGAACAGGTGCGCATCGAGGAGATTCGCGAGCCCTATATAAAGCTTTCGATATTCATGCCCGACCAGTTCGTCGGCGCCGCGATGCAACTCTGCCAAGAAAAGCGCGGCAGCTACTCCGGTATGGACTATATAGCGCCGGAGCGCGTACGCCTTACTTACGACATGCCGCTCGCCGAGTTCATTCTCGACTTCCACGACAGGCTCAAATCCTGCACGCGCGGATATGCGTCGCTCGACTACGAGCACGTCGGCTTCCGCGCGGCGAATCTCGTCAAGGTCGACGTGCTGCTGCAGGAGGAACCGGTGGACGCTTTTTCGTTCATATGCCACGCAGACCAGGCTTACCACAGGGGGCACGCAGTGGTCGGCAAGCTCAAGGAGCTCATCCCGCGTCAGCTCTTCGAAGTGCCGGTGCAGGCGGCGGTCGGCAAAAAGGTCATCGTGCGCATGAACATAAAGGCCGTGCGCAAGGACGTCCTCGCTAAATGCTACGGCGGCGACGTCACGCGGAAGCGCAAGCTGCTCGAAAAGCAAAAGGAGGGCAAGAAGCGCATGAAGCAGGTGGGACACGTTTCGATCCCGCAGGAGGCCTTCCTCGCCTTCATGGACGTTACGAAGTCCGAGGAAAATTAG